From Portunus trituberculatus isolate SZX2019 chromosome 37, ASM1759143v1, whole genome shotgun sequence, one genomic window encodes:
- the LOC123513861 gene encoding cytoplasmic aconitate hydratase-like isoform X2, with amino-acid sequence MAGEGTNPFAHLLSEIKIGGETFKYYNLLDLKDKRYDRLPFSIRVLLEAAVRNCDNFQVKEEDVHNILDWEKKQNVAEGVEVAFRPARVILQDFTGVPAVVDFAAMRDAVKDLGGDPKKINPICPADLVIDHSVQVEFSRTSSALQKNQELEFERNYERFIFLKWGAQALKNMLIVPPGSGIVHQVNLEYLARVVFKNESLLFPDSLVGTDSHTTMINGLGVIGWGVGGIEAEAVMLGQAVSMVLPKVVGYCITGTLSPLSTSTDLVLTITKHLRQVGVVGKFVEFYGPGVEQLSLADRATISNMCPEYGATVGFFPVDNTTIKYLRQSSRDEKKIAEIEAYLKAVNMFRNFSDASQDPIYSEVVTLDLGDVVPSLSGPKRPHDRVSVSGMKEDFSNCLGNQIGFKGYGLPADQHDKTVPFVYENQEYTLRHGSVVIAAITSCTNTSNPTVMLGAGLLAKNAVEAGLKVAPYIKTSLSPGSGVVTHYLQHSGVTPFLTKLGFDIVGYGCMTCIGNSGPIPEPIVEAIEKNDLVCCGVLSGNRNFEGRIHPNTRANYLASPLLVIAYALAGRVDIDFEAEPIGLGVSGNPVFLRDIWPKRGEIQQVERDHVLPVMFKDVYARITTGNERWNKLEAPEDVLYPWDTRSTYIKKPPFFEGMTKELPAVKSIENAYALLNLGDSVTTDHISPAGSIARNSPAARYLAAKGLTPREFNSYGSRRGNDAVMARGTFANIRLVNKLAKKTGPRTLHVPSQEEMDVFDAADRYREEKQPVIILAGKEYGSGSSRDWAAKGPFLLGVRAVIAESYERIHRSNLVGMGIIPLQYMSGENATTLGITGKEAFTIKLPEELKTGMTIPVQMGNRSFNTILRFDTDVELTYFKHGGILNYMIRKMI; translated from the exons ATGGCAGGGGAAG gAACAAATCCATTTGCTCATCTCCTCTCAGAGATCAAGATTGGTGGGGAAACCTTCAAGTATTACAACCTTCTGGACCTCAAAGACAAACGTTATG ATCGCCTACCTTTTAGCATCAGGGTTTTATTGGAGGCAGCTGTCAGAAACTGTGATAACTTTCAG gtgaaagaagaggatgtgCACAACATTCTAGACTGGGAAAAGAAGCAGAATGTTGcagagggagtggaggtggcCTTCCGTCCAGCCCGGGTCATCCTGCAG GACTTCACGGGTGTGCCAGCCGTTGTGGACTTTGCAGCAATGAGGGATGCTGTGAAGGACCTTGGAGGGGACCCAAAAAAGATCAACCCCATCTGCCCAGCTGACCTCGTCATTGACCACTCGGTGCAAGTGGAATTCTCCAGGAC GTCCAGTGCACTACAGAAAAATCAGGAGCTTGAGTTTGAACGTAATTATGAGCGGTTCATTTTTCTCAAGTGGGGAGCTCAGGCCCTTAAGAACATGCTGATTGTTCCCCCAGGGTCAGGAATTGTGCACCAG GTGAACTTGGAGTATTTGGCTAGAGTTGTATTTAAAAATGAAAGCCTTCTGTTCCCTGACTCCTTAGTGGGCACTGATTCCCACACCACCATGATCAACGGCCTCGGGGTCATCGGATGGGGAGTTGGAG GTATTGAGGCTGAGGCTGTGATGCTAGGACAGGCTGTATCCATGGTGCTACCCAAGGTGGTAGGGTACTGCATCACTGGCACCCTTTCACCACTCTCCACCTCAACAGATCTTGTCCTTACTATTACTAAG CACTTGCGACAAGTAGGTGTGGTTGGGAAGTTTGTAGAGTTCTATGGTCCTGGCGTGGAGCAGCTTTCCTTGGCTGATCGTGCCACCATCTCTAATATGTGTCCAGAATATGGTGCCACAGTTGGGTTCTTCCCTGTTGACAACACCACCATTAAGTACCTGCGGCAAAGTA GtcgtgatgaaaagaaaatagcagAAATAGAGGCCTATCTGAAAGCTGTCAACATGTTCCGTAACTTCAGTGATGCCTCACAAGACCCTATTTACAGTGAG GTAGTGACATTGGATCTGGGGGATGTGGTGCCATCTTTGTCTGGCCCTAAGCGTCCCCATGACAGGGTGTCAGTATCTGGGATGAAGGAGGATTTCAGTAATTGCCTTGGAAATCAG ATCGGGTTCAAGGGTTATGGGTTGCCAGCAGACCAGCATGACAAGACAGTGCCCTTTGTGTATGAAAATCAAGAATATACTCTTCGCCATGGCTCAGTGGTTATTGCTGCCATCACCTCCTGCACTAACACCAGCAATCCTACTGTCATGCTTGGGGCAG GTCTTCTTGCCAAGAATGCTGTGGAGGCTGGCCTGAAGGTGGCACCATACATCAAGACCTCCCTCTCACCAGGATCAGGAGTGGTGACACACTACCTGCAGCACTCTGGAGTGACACCTTTCCTCACCAAACTTGGCTTTGATATTGTAGGCTATGGCTGCATGACCTGTATTGGCAACTCAGGACCCATTCCTGAACCCATTGttgaggcaatagaaaag AATGacttggtgtgttgtggtgtcctCTCAGGCAATCGCAACTTTGAAGGCAGGATCCATCCCAACACCCGAGCCAATTATCTTGCCTCACCTCTCCTAGTCATTGCTTATGCCTTGGCAGGAAGGGTAGACATTGACTTTGAAGCTGAACCTATTG GGCTTGGTGTGAGTGGGAACCCTGTATTCCTGCGAGATATCTGGCCTAAGCGAGGGGAGATTCAGCAGGTGGAGCGGGACCATGTGTTGCCCGTCATGTTCAAGGATGTGTATGCCCGCATCACCACTGGAAATGAACGCTGGAATAAGTTGGAGGCACCAGAGGATGTCCTGTACCCATGGGACACTCGCTCCACTTACATCAAGAAGCCACCATTCTTTGAAGGAATGACCAAA GAACTGCCAGCAGTGAAGAGCATTGAGAATGCTTATGCCTTGCTGAACCTTGGGGATTCAGTGACCACAGACCACATTTCCCCAGCTGGCTCTATTGCACGCAATTCTCCAGCTGCACGTTACCTTGCTGCTAAAGG CCTTACCCCTCGAGAATTTAACTCCTATGGTTCTCGAAGAGGAAATGATGCTGTGATGGCTCGAGGGACATTTGCCAACATCAGGCTGGTGAACAAACTGGCCAAGAAGACTGGGCCCCGCACCCTCCATGTCCCATCTCAGGAGGAG ATGGATGTGTTCGATGCAGCTGACCGTTATCGTGAAGAGAAGCAGCCGGTGATCATCTTGGCTGGGAAGGAGTATGGCTCGGGCTCCTCACGAGACTGGGCAGCTAAGGGACCGTTCCTCTTG GGTGTGCGTGCAGTGATTGCAGAATCCTATGAGCGCATCCACCGCAGCAACCTGGTGGGCATGGGCATTATTCCTCTCCAGTACATGAGCGGAGAGAATGCCACCACCTTGGGAATCACTGGAAAAGAAGCTTTCACTATAAAGCTTCCCGAGGAGCTGAAAACTGGCATGACTATTCCAGTGCAG ATGGGTAACCGTTCCTTCAACACAATCCTGCGCTTTGACACTGATGTGGAGCTGACCTACTTCAAGCATGGGGGCATTCTCAACTACATGATCCGGAAGATGATTTAA
- the LOC123513861 gene encoding cytoplasmic aconitate hydratase-like isoform X1: protein MAGEGTNPFAHLLSEIKIGGETFKYYNLLDLKDKRYDRLPFSIRVLLEAAVRNCDNFQVKEEDVHNILDWEKKQNVAEGVEVAFRPARVILQDFTGVPAVVDFAAMRDAVKDLGGDPKKINPICPADLVIDHSVQVEFSRTRGGDDPGGGGSLSGQSCGRCVSYGQPGCLSASMAGRRPSSRSYTRGRQPHRHGSQGSRSRPTSPLLQSQPSSPAVYSSIQSGFPQPVFVCPPAVAVPGTVVVGVQQPWPYQPTPSTSTYQLSSMVSHISIGESPVTYQQQTGTYTPVIHGYQPPVYPSLQYTSVSGAQYPANYYLGPPYRQSSLPDSRAPTPDQSHKSDSESHCSVDVEDLSFRPCGTSNARLKLLRTQVAAESVTSVSETSSIKSDTSVTPSLRLSVSSLPSPLDVPGIPIQDEVCPFHERQSEWSSALQKNQELEFERNYERFIFLKWGAQALKNMLIVPPGSGIVHQVNLEYLARVVFKNESLLFPDSLVGTDSHTTMINGLGVIGWGVGGIEAEAVMLGQAVSMVLPKVVGYCITGTLSPLSTSTDLVLTITKHLRQVGVVGKFVEFYGPGVEQLSLADRATISNMCPEYGATVGFFPVDNTTIKYLRQSSRDEKKIAEIEAYLKAVNMFRNFSDASQDPIYSEVVTLDLGDVVPSLSGPKRPHDRVSVSGMKEDFSNCLGNQIGFKGYGLPADQHDKTVPFVYENQEYTLRHGSVVIAAITSCTNTSNPTVMLGAGLLAKNAVEAGLKVAPYIKTSLSPGSGVVTHYLQHSGVTPFLTKLGFDIVGYGCMTCIGNSGPIPEPIVEAIEKNDLVCCGVLSGNRNFEGRIHPNTRANYLASPLLVIAYALAGRVDIDFEAEPIGLGVSGNPVFLRDIWPKRGEIQQVERDHVLPVMFKDVYARITTGNERWNKLEAPEDVLYPWDTRSTYIKKPPFFEGMTKELPAVKSIENAYALLNLGDSVTTDHISPAGSIARNSPAARYLAAKGLTPREFNSYGSRRGNDAVMARGTFANIRLVNKLAKKTGPRTLHVPSQEEMDVFDAADRYREEKQPVIILAGKEYGSGSSRDWAAKGPFLLGVRAVIAESYERIHRSNLVGMGIIPLQYMSGENATTLGITGKEAFTIKLPEELKTGMTIPVQMGNRSFNTILRFDTDVELTYFKHGGILNYMIRKMI, encoded by the exons ATGGCAGGGGAAG gAACAAATCCATTTGCTCATCTCCTCTCAGAGATCAAGATTGGTGGGGAAACCTTCAAGTATTACAACCTTCTGGACCTCAAAGACAAACGTTATG ATCGCCTACCTTTTAGCATCAGGGTTTTATTGGAGGCAGCTGTCAGAAACTGTGATAACTTTCAG gtgaaagaagaggatgtgCACAACATTCTAGACTGGGAAAAGAAGCAGAATGTTGcagagggagtggaggtggcCTTCCGTCCAGCCCGGGTCATCCTGCAG GACTTCACGGGTGTGCCAGCCGTTGTGGACTTTGCAGCAATGAGGGATGCTGTGAAGGACCTTGGAGGGGACCCAAAAAAGATCAACCCCATCTGCCCAGCTGACCTCGTCATTGACCACTCGGTGCAAGTGGAATTCTCCAGGAC ACGTGGAGGGGACGACCCTGGTGGTGGGGGATCTTTGTCTGGTCAGTCCTGTGGCCGTTGTGTGAGCTATGGGCAGCCGGGCTGCTTGTCAGCTTCCATGGCTGGGCGCCGCCCCAGTAGTCGGTCATATACACGTGGGAGACAACCACACAGGCATGGCTCTCAAGGGTCAAGATCACGCCCCACTTCCCCGTTGTTACAGTCACAGCCTTCCAGTCCCGCTGTATATTCTTCCATACAAAGTGGCTTTCCGCAGCCAGTATTTGTGTGTCCACCTGCAGTGGCTGTGCCAGGGACTGTTGTGGTTGGTGTGCAGCAACCTTGGCCTTACCAGCCAACCCCCTCCACAAGTACCTATCAGCTCTCATCTATGGTGTCACACATATCTATTGGGGAATCACCAGTAACCTACCAACAACAAACTGGTACTTATACACCAGTGATACATGGTTACCAACCACCAGTATATCCCTCCCTTCAGTATACCAGTGTATCAGGGGCACAGTACCCAGCCAACTATTACCTTGGTCCTCCATACAGACAGAGTAGTCTGCCAGACAGTCGAGCTCCTACTCCAGACCAGAGCCACAAATCAGACTCTGAGAGTCATTGTAGTGTAGATGTTGAAGACTTAAGTTTTAGACCATGTGGGACATCAAATGCAAGATTAAAACTATTAAGAACACAAGTGGCTGCCGAGTCTGTCACCAGTGTTTCAGAAACTTCTAGTATCAAGAGTGACACTTCAGTGACTCCATCCTTAAGACTGTCAGTATCATCCCTGCCTTCACCTCTTGATGTGCCTGGGATCCCCATTCAGGATGAAGTGTGTCCTTTTCATGAACGCCAGTCTGAATG GTCCAGTGCACTACAGAAAAATCAGGAGCTTGAGTTTGAACGTAATTATGAGCGGTTCATTTTTCTCAAGTGGGGAGCTCAGGCCCTTAAGAACATGCTGATTGTTCCCCCAGGGTCAGGAATTGTGCACCAG GTGAACTTGGAGTATTTGGCTAGAGTTGTATTTAAAAATGAAAGCCTTCTGTTCCCTGACTCCTTAGTGGGCACTGATTCCCACACCACCATGATCAACGGCCTCGGGGTCATCGGATGGGGAGTTGGAG GTATTGAGGCTGAGGCTGTGATGCTAGGACAGGCTGTATCCATGGTGCTACCCAAGGTGGTAGGGTACTGCATCACTGGCACCCTTTCACCACTCTCCACCTCAACAGATCTTGTCCTTACTATTACTAAG CACTTGCGACAAGTAGGTGTGGTTGGGAAGTTTGTAGAGTTCTATGGTCCTGGCGTGGAGCAGCTTTCCTTGGCTGATCGTGCCACCATCTCTAATATGTGTCCAGAATATGGTGCCACAGTTGGGTTCTTCCCTGTTGACAACACCACCATTAAGTACCTGCGGCAAAGTA GtcgtgatgaaaagaaaatagcagAAATAGAGGCCTATCTGAAAGCTGTCAACATGTTCCGTAACTTCAGTGATGCCTCACAAGACCCTATTTACAGTGAG GTAGTGACATTGGATCTGGGGGATGTGGTGCCATCTTTGTCTGGCCCTAAGCGTCCCCATGACAGGGTGTCAGTATCTGGGATGAAGGAGGATTTCAGTAATTGCCTTGGAAATCAG ATCGGGTTCAAGGGTTATGGGTTGCCAGCAGACCAGCATGACAAGACAGTGCCCTTTGTGTATGAAAATCAAGAATATACTCTTCGCCATGGCTCAGTGGTTATTGCTGCCATCACCTCCTGCACTAACACCAGCAATCCTACTGTCATGCTTGGGGCAG GTCTTCTTGCCAAGAATGCTGTGGAGGCTGGCCTGAAGGTGGCACCATACATCAAGACCTCCCTCTCACCAGGATCAGGAGTGGTGACACACTACCTGCAGCACTCTGGAGTGACACCTTTCCTCACCAAACTTGGCTTTGATATTGTAGGCTATGGCTGCATGACCTGTATTGGCAACTCAGGACCCATTCCTGAACCCATTGttgaggcaatagaaaag AATGacttggtgtgttgtggtgtcctCTCAGGCAATCGCAACTTTGAAGGCAGGATCCATCCCAACACCCGAGCCAATTATCTTGCCTCACCTCTCCTAGTCATTGCTTATGCCTTGGCAGGAAGGGTAGACATTGACTTTGAAGCTGAACCTATTG GGCTTGGTGTGAGTGGGAACCCTGTATTCCTGCGAGATATCTGGCCTAAGCGAGGGGAGATTCAGCAGGTGGAGCGGGACCATGTGTTGCCCGTCATGTTCAAGGATGTGTATGCCCGCATCACCACTGGAAATGAACGCTGGAATAAGTTGGAGGCACCAGAGGATGTCCTGTACCCATGGGACACTCGCTCCACTTACATCAAGAAGCCACCATTCTTTGAAGGAATGACCAAA GAACTGCCAGCAGTGAAGAGCATTGAGAATGCTTATGCCTTGCTGAACCTTGGGGATTCAGTGACCACAGACCACATTTCCCCAGCTGGCTCTATTGCACGCAATTCTCCAGCTGCACGTTACCTTGCTGCTAAAGG CCTTACCCCTCGAGAATTTAACTCCTATGGTTCTCGAAGAGGAAATGATGCTGTGATGGCTCGAGGGACATTTGCCAACATCAGGCTGGTGAACAAACTGGCCAAGAAGACTGGGCCCCGCACCCTCCATGTCCCATCTCAGGAGGAG ATGGATGTGTTCGATGCAGCTGACCGTTATCGTGAAGAGAAGCAGCCGGTGATCATCTTGGCTGGGAAGGAGTATGGCTCGGGCTCCTCACGAGACTGGGCAGCTAAGGGACCGTTCCTCTTG GGTGTGCGTGCAGTGATTGCAGAATCCTATGAGCGCATCCACCGCAGCAACCTGGTGGGCATGGGCATTATTCCTCTCCAGTACATGAGCGGAGAGAATGCCACCACCTTGGGAATCACTGGAAAAGAAGCTTTCACTATAAAGCTTCCCGAGGAGCTGAAAACTGGCATGACTATTCCAGTGCAG ATGGGTAACCGTTCCTTCAACACAATCCTGCGCTTTGACACTGATGTGGAGCTGACCTACTTCAAGCATGGGGGCATTCTCAACTACATGATCCGGAAGATGATTTAA
- the LOC123514407 gene encoding phospholipase A-2-activating protein-like, with protein sequence MSGGNGYKLRCNLLGHSKDVRAVATSQDGLVVTASRDSTARLWAPQATSGNTFEAEQVYSGHTSYVTSVCVLPGDATHPEGLVATGSRDTNILIFPLRSQEPVHTLSGHSDTVSCLIWGNGVLVSGSWDHSARIWTNWECSHVLKGHEGPLWSVVVLPSEGSNTPSILTASADKTVKLWKEGKVCTTYSGHKDCVRGLAVINATQFLSCSNDATVIRWSISGELLATYYGHTNFIYGVSMVTQEGDFVTGGEDRTLRVWEANGECVQTIHMPAQSVWAVAALPNSDIVCGSSDGTCRIFTRIEGQQASPEDIKEFEESVAKSTMAVGDLGGIKKSELPGKEVLFAPGKRDGQTVMVREGEKINCYSWSSSSQQWTAVGEVVGGTGGSASTSGKVLHEGKEYDYVFDVELDQGNILKLPYNTCEDPYFAAQRFIHKHELPQDFLDRVANFIMENTKGVTLGVEASGQLVDPFTGASRYQPGGSQDAGRESDPFTGSGRYVPASASRRNGGADPFTGASSYTTQTAIKQPESSHFFPQLIPLQFEGCNPSGILAKLIEFNNNIDKEKQFTPEVLEQMVEAVSKPAEADPARLGTLEVALQWPVEHVWPALDVLRLALLSEQMQNAWLVDGRSETLVAHLISLVRPPSPPNAQLMALRCFANLGAFQPGRSVLMKMWDQVVSVTVEISPYKNKNLEIAAATVLLNFSVLFGTNDNFDKKCQVLSGAGTVAMSANDSEAQFRSLVALGTLLYNCGQCRSLAGSLDLKPVVQTLSTVTSPAKVGECAGHILRLL encoded by the exons ATGAGTGGTGGCAATGGGTATAAATTGCGGTGTAACCTCCTGGGTCACTCTAAGGACGTGCGCGCTGTGGCCACCAGCCAGGATGGCCTGGTGGTGACGGCTTCGCGGGACTCCACGGCCAGGCTGTGGGCCCCCCAGGCAACTTCAGG AAATACTTTTGAAGCAGAACAAGTCTACAGTGGACACACTTCCTACGTAACGAGCGTTTGTGTGCTGCCGGGGGACGCCACACATCCAGAAGGATTGGTTGCCACAGGCTCCCGGGACACAAACATCCTAATATTTCCCCTCAGGAGCCAAGAGCCAGTCCATACACTGTCTGGCCACTCAGACACAG TGTCTTGCCTCATTTGGGGAAATGGAGTGCTAGTATCTGGCTCATGGGACCATTCTGCCAGAATATGGACTAACTGGGAGTGTAGTCATGTTCTCAAGGGGCATGAAGGACCTCTGTGGTCAGTAGTGGTGCTGCCAAGTGAGGGGTCCAACACTCCCAGCATCTTGACAGCTTCAGCAGACAAGACAGTCAAACTATGGAAGGAAGGCAAA GTATGCACCACCTACTCGGGCCACAAGGACTGTGTACGGGGCTTGGCAGTCATCAACGCCACACAGTTTCTTTCTTGCTCAAATGATGCCACCGTTATACGCTGGTCCATATCAGGGGAACTATTGGCCACTTATTATGGACATACTAATTTCATATATGG AGTGAGTATGGTAACGCAGGAAGGAGACTTTGTAACAGGTGGAGAAGACCGAACACTGCGAGTGTGGGAGGCTAATGGAGAGTGTGTGCAGACCATCCACATGCCAGCTCAGTCTGTGTGGGCAGTGGCTGCTCTTCCTAATTCAGATATTGTTTGTGGCTCAAG TGATGGAACATGCCGCATCTTTACCAGAATTGAAGGGCAACAAGCAAGTCCAGAGGATATTAAGGAATTTGAAGAAAGTGTTGCTAAATCCACAATGGCTGTAGGAGATCTTGGAGGCATAAAGAAAAGTGAACTGCCTGGGAAAGAGGTTCTTTTTGCCCCTGGGAAACGTGATGGACAAACTGTGATGGTTCGTGAGGGAGAAAAGATTAACTGCTATTCATGGTCAAGTTCTAGCCAACAGTGGACTGCAGTTGGAGAAGTTGTTGGTGGGACTGGAGGTTCAGCCTCTACTTCAGGTAAAGTCTTGCATGAAGGTAAGGAATACGATTATGTCTTTGATGTGGAACTTGACCAAGGCAATATCCTTAAGCTTCCCTACAACACATGTGAGGATCCCTACTTTGCTGCTCAGCGTTTCATTCATAAACATGAGCTGCCTCAAGACTTCTTAGATAGAGTAGCAAACTTTATCATGGAGAATACTAAGGGTGTTACCCTTGGAGTTGAAGCAAGTGGCCAGCTTGTAGATCCATTCACTGGTGCATCACGATACCAGCCTGGTGGTTCGCAGGACGCAGGTAGAGAAAGTGATCCTTTCACTGGAAGTGGTAGATATGTTCCTGCTAGTGCTTCAAGAAGGAATGGTGGGGCTGACCCATTTACTGGAGCATCAAGCTACACAACACAAACAGCCATAAAGCAACCAGaatcttctcatttcttcccccAGTTGATACCTCTGCAATTTGAAGGTTGCAATCCTTCAGGAATTCTTGCAAAGTTAATTGAATTCAATAACAACATTGATAAAGAGAAACAGTTCACTCCTGAAGTGTTAGAGCAGATGGTTGAAGCAGTTTCAAAGCCAGCTGAAGCAGATCCTGCACGGTTAGGCACCCTTGAAGTGGCTTTGCAGTGGCCAGTTGAGCATGTGTGGCCAGCCCTTGATGTACTGAGATTAGCTTTACTGTCTGAGCAGATGCAGAATGCTTGGTTGGTTGATGGCCGGAGTGAGACACTGGTTGCTCACTTGATCTCTTTAGTCAGGCCACCTTCCCCACCCAATGCTCAGCTGATGGCACTGCGTTGCTTCGCTAACTTGGGTGCTTTTCAACCAGGGCGCTCAGTGCTGATGAAGATGTGGGATCAAGTTGTTTCAGTCACTGTAGAAATCTCTCCatacaaaaataagaatttAGAAATTGCAGCAGCAACTGTACTTCTCaatttcagtgttttgtttgGCACAAATGATAACTTTGACAAAAAATGTCAGGTTCTGAGTGGTGCTGGGACTGTAGCCATGTCTGCAAATGACAGTGAGGCACAGTTTCGCTCTCTTGTGGCTCTTGGAACTCTGCTTTATAACTGTGGCCAGTGTCGCTCCCTTGCTGGGTCACTGGACTTGAAACCAGTGGTACAGACCTTGTCAACAGTGACCTCTCCAGCAAAGGTTGGGGAATGTGCAGGTCACATACTTAGACTGCTTTAG